One genomic region from Proteus vulgaris encodes:
- a CDS encoding Gp138 family membrane-puncturing spike protein, which translates to MSKPNNDIASVGSLAGAFSSAFRHLMMNTDDMLPATVINYDEQTNRAMIKPLVMMLTTDDEKISRAPVANIPVFRFGGGGFFIRAPIKPGDFGWLKASDRDISLIFQRGGLEDQPNTTRLHSFSDAMFFPDTIKGWAIDGKNIDALVIQSMDGSVCFSLHNDKVVLEAPKYEINAPETIFTGNVTVNGNYAVNGNSDSQGGLMRHNGKDIGSTHTHSGVQSGKDNTGSPI; encoded by the coding sequence ATGAGTAAACCCAATAATGATATTGCCAGTGTTGGTTCATTGGCAGGGGCTTTTTCGTCTGCATTTCGCCATTTAATGATGAATACCGATGATATGTTACCCGCAACCGTCATTAACTATGATGAACAAACCAATCGAGCCATGATCAAACCCTTGGTCATGATGCTAACTACGGATGATGAAAAAATCTCTCGGGCACCGGTTGCTAATATTCCCGTGTTTCGATTTGGTGGTGGCGGTTTTTTTATTAGAGCGCCAATTAAACCGGGTGACTTTGGCTGGCTAAAGGCGAGCGATCGCGACATTAGCCTTATTTTTCAACGTGGTGGTTTGGAAGATCAACCTAATACAACACGATTACATTCGTTTAGTGATGCGATGTTTTTTCCTGACACGATCAAAGGATGGGCAATTGATGGGAAGAATATTGATGCCTTAGTTATTCAATCAATGGATGGCTCAGTCTGTTTCTCTCTTCACAACGATAAAGTTGTATTAGAGGCCCCAAAATATGAAATCAATGCACCTGAAACGATATTTACTGGCAATGTGACTGTTAACGGTAATTATGCCGTAAATGGTAATAGCGATTCACAAGGTGGACTGATGCGCCATAACGGAAAAGATATCGGCTCAACACATACTCATAGTGGGGTGCAATCAGGGAAAGATAATACAGGGAGTCCAATATGA
- a CDS encoding baseplate hub protein, with protein MDLRRIRVGIEVGERLQWYEGLRISAGGKKYANPLQNECQIAITGLNTETRDYLLTETSPYNKNKQVRRIYLEVGRINSGLFSLFIGDIVSAEIDSPPDVTVTLSAKTSHHCSGKIISSSGGAIQKLSEIALAIANDCGVKLDFQATDKNIANWYYCGSALHQIERLQESGNVKAFIDDDTLFVKDDDKALKSRFRILNMNSGMIGIPKATESGLTVSYLIDSTSELGGMLRLDSKLNTSLNGDYIIEQLEFKVASHDADFTYTATCKRA; from the coding sequence ATGGATCTTCGGCGAATAAGGGTGGGGATTGAGGTCGGTGAAAGACTTCAATGGTATGAAGGATTGCGTATATCTGCAGGAGGAAAGAAATATGCAAATCCATTACAAAACGAATGTCAAATCGCTATTACAGGGCTTAATACCGAGACAAGAGATTATTTGCTGACGGAAACAAGTCCTTATAATAAAAATAAGCAAGTTCGACGAATTTATTTAGAAGTTGGTCGAATTAACTCTGGGTTATTCTCACTTTTTATTGGCGATATTGTCAGTGCAGAAATAGATTCTCCTCCAGATGTCACCGTAACGTTATCTGCAAAAACCAGTCATCATTGTTCTGGAAAAATTATTTCCTCTAGTGGTGGCGCTATTCAAAAATTGAGTGAAATTGCGTTAGCCATTGCCAATGATTGTGGTGTGAAATTGGATTTTCAGGCGACCGATAAGAATATTGCTAATTGGTATTATTGTGGCTCTGCATTACATCAAATAGAGCGTTTACAAGAGTCGGGAAATGTTAAAGCTTTTATTGATGATGACACGTTATTCGTAAAAGATGACGATAAAGCATTAAAAAGCCGATTTCGTATTTTGAATATGAACTCAGGTATGATTGGCATTCCCAAAGCCACAGAAAGTGGATTAACGGTGAGTTATCTTATCGATAGTACCTCTGAATTAGGCGGAATGCTTCGCCTCGATAGCAAATTAAATACCTCACTAAATGGTGACTACATTATTGAACAACTTGAATTTAAAGTGGCTTCACATGATGCAGATTTCACTTATACCGCAACGTGTAAACGAGCTTAA
- a CDS encoding phage baseplate plug family protein: MQVIPLQAIPNQRFSVEIAGVDWTFTLKVANQTMFCDIERDGEVLITGIRLVANTPIIPYRYLNQGINLIFLTENDALPWYEEFTKTQSLVYWSDEDGSSANKGGD; this comes from the coding sequence ATGCAGGTTATTCCATTACAAGCTATTCCTAATCAGCGGTTTTCTGTCGAAATAGCCGGTGTTGATTGGACATTTACGCTAAAAGTCGCTAATCAAACAATGTTTTGTGATATTGAGCGAGATGGCGAAGTCCTTATTACGGGTATTCGCTTGGTTGCTAATACACCTATTATCCCTTATCGCTATTTAAACCAAGGGATTAATTTAATCTTTCTAACAGAAAATGATGCTTTACCGTGGTATGAGGAATTTACAAAAACACAATCATTAGTGTATTGGAGTGATGAAGATGGATCTTCGGCGAATAAGGGTGGGGATTGA